GACGAGCCGGTGGACGGGCCGGTGCCGGACGTTCCCGAAGTGCCCGAGGAGGACGTCAGAACGCTGCTGGGAGTGCTGAACGGGGTGCTTGAGGTCCCAGTGACCAGGGAGGCGGTTGCGGGCGCGTACGCGGGCCTCAGGCCGCTCCTGGCGGCCGACGGGAGGACGGCCGACCTGTCGCGGGAGCACGCGGTGTTCTCGGAGGGCGGGGTCGTGACCGTCGTGGGGGGCAAGCTGACGACATATCGCCGCATGGCCGAGGACGCGGTGGATCGAGCGGTCTCGTCCGGCAAGCTCCGGGCCCGCCGGTGCCGTACACGGCGCATCCCGCTCGTCGGGGCCGGCCCGAGGCCGTCCGGGGTGCCCGCGCGCCTGGCCGAGCGGTACGGCGCCGAGGCCGGGGCCGTGCACGCGCTCGTGAAGGAGCACCCCGAGGAGGTCGGGCTCGGCCTCACCAAGGGCGAGCTGCTCTGGTCGGTCCTGCACGAGGGCGCGCTCGACGAGGGCGACCTGCTGGACCGGCGGACCAGGATCGGCCTCGTCGGGCGCGACAGGGATCGGGCCCTGCCCGCGACACGGGACGTCCTGGAGCGGTTCTCCCGCGCGTAAAGCCGCCGATCCGTTAGGTTAGTCTTACCTAAGTCAGATCGAGGAAGGGGCGGGAGCGTTGGCGAGGGGCTGCGAGCATCCCATGGGATGCCACACCGGCGAGATGCCCACACTGGCCAGCGCCACCGTGGGAGCCCGGCTGTGGCTGCTCGTCGAATACACCGGAGCCTGGCCCTCCCGCCTGGAGAACTTCGAACTTCCTACGGAAATCTCGAAACTCGTCCGGCGGGCGCTCGAACGCGGTATCAGGCCCCAGCTGATCCGCCGTCCCGGCAAGCGGACCCGCCCACGGGAGCAGGGGATCCGTGTGCTAGTGGGCTATGCGGCGGGCGAGAACCCCTGGATAGCGCAGGGTGTCATCGCAGGTCCTGACGATCTTGACCTGGACGCGCTCGTGGCCGGAGTGGTCCCGGAGTCCTGCATACTTGAAGACGAGCCGGTATTTCTGGTCTGCACGCACGCCAAGCGCAATGTGTGCTGCGCCCGCATTGGACTACCCCTCGCTCGGTCCCTGGCCGAAATCTTGCCGGACAGAGTGTGGGAAACGTCACACGTTGGCGGCGATCGCTACGCCGCCAACCTCGTGTGCTTGCCACACGGAATTTTCTACGGCAGCATGTCTCAGGCTGCTGCATCGGCAGCGGCTAACGCGTACCGGTCGGGCGAGATCATTCTCGACCGCTACCGGGGACGCGCAGGCATCCCTGAGCCATTGCAGGCCGTCGAGCACTTCGCCCGAGCCCATACGGGAGAGTGCTCCGTCGGCGCGGTGGCCGTGGAATCCTCCAGGACGGACGGCGACGTCACCGAAGCCATTGTGCGCTGCGGCGACGTCCGGCTCCAGGTTGTGATCGAACCATCGGCGTTCTCGGCGCCGTGTGGTACGGCTTGCGCCGAGACGATCACCACCTACCGGCTGGTTTCGCTGGACAGGCTCACGCCTGTGCGGTACGCCACGCCCGCTCTCGCCTGACTAGGGAACATCACGGCCCGACGTTGCGTTGGAACAGTGACGCCAAAAGCGTCCAATGCGGCTCAATTACCGAAATACCTCTCACGAAGGTGGTTTTCTCATGTCTCAGGTACGTCGGCAGCTCGCCCGCCCGCGCCCCAGCTGGGGTTGGCAGGATGATGCCGCGTGCCGGGGTGAGGACCTCGTGCTCTTCTTCGGCCCCGATGGGGAGCGGCAGCCCGAGCGTGACGTACGAGAGCGGAAGGCCAAGGCGATCTGCGCCCAGTGCCCTGTCCGCAACGAGTGCCTAGACTACGCGCTGTCCCGGCCGGAGAAGTACGGCACGTGGGGCGGTCTCAACGAGGACGAGCGCGCCAGCGAGCGTCGCCGTCGCATGCGCCGCGCGGCCAGCGCCGGCATCTCCGCCGCCTGACACCCGGCAGCATCACCATCATCGCGTGATCACGCAGTTGTCCCGATGAGCCGGAGCCTGGACCTCATGGCCCAGGCTCCGGTGAACCCGGTCGGGGCAACTGCTTGATCAGGCCCGGGTGGTCCCACCCCAGCACGTGATTTCGCACCGCGGGCGCCGTCCGCGGTGGCGAAGTCAGCACATACATCGTAAATCCCCACATTTCCCGACCTGTCCGACATCTGGTGGTCATCGCCCGTTGCCGTGCGTTCGGGATCGTGTCATGTCGCCGCCCTACTGTGCCCGGCATGAAACGCATCGCCATCCTGATGAGCGCGGGCGCGCTGGCCCTCGGCCTGACAGCCGCCCCCGCCGCCGCGGACCCCGACCGGCCCTCCTTCGGGCAGGCCACGCTGACCGGGTTCGCCTCCCTCCCGGCGTTGACCTTCGTCCCCGGCAGCGAGCCGTCGGGCTCCCTCCTCGGCACGTCCCCCGTCAACGGCGTCACCCCGCCGTTCAGCGGCCAGCCCGTGCAGGGCTTCAGCGGCATCGCGCGCCGCCACGACGGCACCTACGACGTGCTGTCCGACAACGGCTTCGGCAACAAGGCCAACAGCGCCGACTTCCTGCTGCGCGTGCACCGCATCAAGCCGGACTTCAGGTCCAAGGGCGTCCAGGTGCTCGGCGGCTTCAACCTGACCGACCCGCGCGGGTTCGTCCCGTGGGCCCTGACCCGCCAGGACCGCACGCTGACCGGCTCGGACTTCGACGTCGAGTCGATCGTGCGCTCGACCGACGGCACGTACTGGATCGGCGACGAGTTCGGCCCGTTCCTGCTGCACTTCGACCACAGGGGCCGTCTCATGGACGCGCCCGTCGCGCTCCCCGGCGTCCAGGCCCCCGAGAACCCCGGCCTGAACGGCGGCCGGCCCGACCTGGCGAGCAGCAAGGGCTTCGAGGGCATGGCCAGGGGCGTGGCCGGCCGCCATCTGTACCCGCTGCTGGAGGGCACGGTCAGCGGCGACCCCGCGGGCACCCTGCGCATGTACGAGTTCGACCTGCGCAAGCGCGCCTACACCGACCGGCGGTGGACCTACGAGCTGGAGGACCCGGCGCACGCGATCGGCGACGCCATCGCCGTCGACGAGAACCGGTTCCTGATCATCGAGCGGGACAACGGCCAGGGCGACGCCGCCCAGGTCAAGCGCATCTACCTGGCCGACAAGCGCGACAGGGACCGGGACGGCGCCCTGGACAAGACCCTGGTCGCCGACCTGCTGAACCTCAACGATCCGCGCGGGCTGGGCGGGGCGCCGGGCACGTTCCGGTTCCCGTTCCAGACGATCGAGGACGTGATCATCCTCGACGACCGCACGCTCGGCGTGCTCGACGACAACAACTTCCCCTTCTCCGACGGACGCACCGCCGGCAAGCCGGACGACAACGAGTTCATCACCGTACGGCTGACCCGCGGCCTCAAGGCCGACCCGCGCGTGTACCGCTGACGCCTGCACCGGCCGCCGTCCATGGGGACGGCGGCCGTCAGCGCGCTCGCCATCGGGGTGGCCGCCATCCGCGTGGCGGATGCCCGCCGATAGGGTCCCTGCCATGCCAGCACCGTTCACCTCACCGGCAGCCGCCGCAGCCGACCTCGAAGAGATCATCCGCCTGGCCGTGGAGACACTCCGGCAGGCACCGGAGCCCGCCTGGGACGCCAAGGCGGGCTCACTCGACTGGACCTGCTGGGAAACGGCCGAGCACCTGGCCGACGACCTGTTCGCCTACGCCGTGCAGCTCGGCCTCACGACCCCACCGCTGGACGTCGACGTCCCCTTCGTGGTGGAGAGCCGCAGGCCGGGCGGCCCGGCCAACGCCGTGCACGCCGACCGCGCCGCGGGCGTCACGGGCCTGATGCAGGTGCTGCAGGCGAGCGGCGCGCTGCTGGCCGCGATGGTACGCACCGCGCCGCCGCACGCCCGGGCCCACCACGGCTTCGGTCCGGCGGACGCCTCGGCCTCCGCCGCGATGGGCCTCACGGAGACCCTCGTCCACGTGCACGACCTGGCCACGGGGCTCGGCCTCGCCTGGGACCCGCCCGCCGGGGTGTGCGCCCGCGTGCTGGCCCGGCTCTTCCCGGACGCCCCGCGGGACACCGCCCCCTGGCCGACTCTGTTGTGGGCGACGGGCCGCGCCGAGCTGCCCGGCCGTCCCCAGCTGACACGCTGGCGCTGGCACAACGCGCAGCCGTGACCGAAAACCCGCGCCGGCGAGACCGTAACCCGGCGCCCGGCCGGGCCTCAGACGATGAGGTCGTCGAACTCCCCGTCCTTGGCCCCGAGGACGAACGCGGTGATCTCGGCCTGGGTGTAGACCAGCGCCGGTCCTTCGGGAAAGCGTGAGTTACGCATGGCGATCTCCCCCGTGGGCAGGTTCGCGACTTCGACGCAGTTGCCGTTGGGGTTGCTCCGCTTGCTCTTGCGCCAGACGACGGGAAGGCGGCCGGCGGGCGTTCCGTTCAGGAACTCGTGCATGGGGGCAGCTCCTCGCGATCTTACGGATGCACGTGCATCCGCGTTTGCGAGGTGACAATACGGCAACAGGAAGTGCTCCATATAGCGGACGACCAAAAATCCGCGTATGGAGTGGATCACAGGGATATCAGCAGCTCATCCGGAAATAAGCCGTTCCAGGAAGCGCCGGGTGGCTTTGGGCTCCTCCGCCTGGATGCTCAGCCGGTCCATGACCTCCATGTAGTGGTCGCAATCGGCGGCCTTGTCCAGGTAGAGGGCGCTGGTGAGCTGCTCCATGTAGACGACGTCGGGCAGCTCCCGCTCCGGGAAGCGCAGGATGCTGAAGCTGCCGCCGGCCGCCGCGTGACCACCGCGGTCGAACGGCATGATCTGCACGGTGATGTTGCGCTCGGCCGTGACCTCCAGCAGGTGCGCGATCTGCTCGCGCATGATCTCCGGGCTGCCCAGCGTGCGGCGCACCACGGCTTCGTCGATCACGGCCCAGAGCGTCAGGCCGCTCTCCAGCCGCCCCTGCCGGGTCATCCGCAACGCGACCCTGCGCTCCAGCTCGTCCTGGGACGCCTTCTCGTGCGCCAGCTCGATCACCGCCCTGGCGTAGGCGGGCGTCTGGAGCAGGCCGGGGACGAACTGGTTCTCATAGGTACGGATGCCGGCCGCGGCCCCCTCCAGCCCGATGTAGACCTCGAACCAGGCGGGCAGCAGGTCGCCGTACTTGTGCCACCAGCCGGGGGCGTTGGCCTGCTTGGCCAGCGCCAGCAGCGGCTCGCGCTCCTCGGGGTCGGTGACGCCGTACAGGGTGAGCAGGTCGGCCACGTCGCGCTGCTTGAAGCTGACCTGGCCCAGCTCCAATCGGCTGATCTTCGCATGAGATGCGCGAATCGAGTACCCGGCGTCCTCGCGCGAGATACCCTTTTCCGTGCGGAGCCTGCGCAGTTGCGTCCCCAGGAGGATCCGCAGCACCGTCGGGCTGCCCGGCGAGTAGCTGAGAAGCTTCCCTTCCGTGCTCTGTGCGCTCACGCCACCGCTCCTAGATCCTCTGCACGTGCAGATGCGATTCGCATCGGTAAACTACGAAAAGTCTTGCATCGGTAAGCACTCCCCGTAAAGATGGGCATTGGATCACCAGACCGCGCTTCGGGGGCCAGAATGACGACTTTCGACGCTCGGCCGCAAGCCGCCATCGCTGCCCGGCCACCACGATGGCTTTCCTCCGTCCTCATGGAGGGGCACACCGGTGAGTGCGACGCCGTGTTCCCCTTTCATCGTGGCACGGCGCTGGAGCCGTCCTGTGTCGCCACGGCGCGCCGGTTCGTCGATCAGACGCTCACCTCGTGGGGCAACCTGGAGCACGCCTTCGACGTCCAGCTGGTGGTCTCGGAGCTGGTGACCAACGCCATGCGGCACGGCGGCGGGGCCGCGCAGCTGCGGCTGCTCTCGCACGAGGCGGAGCTGGCGTGCGTGGTGACCGACTACAGCCGGACCGTGCCCGTGGCCGCCGCGCCCGACGTCTTCTCGGAGTACGGGCGGGGGTTGCGGCTGGTGGACGCGTTGTGCACGGCGTGGGGGTGGCTCTCCCCCGAGGGCACCCGCAAGGTGGTCTGGGCGATCATCGCGAGCTGAGACCCGGGTTCGGGGTCGCGCGGCGTCAGTCGCGGCCCAGCAGGTGCAGCACATCGGTGTCGCTGAGCTGGTCGAAGCGCTCGTACCACTGCCCCACCGCCCTGAAGTCGAGCGGCATCCTGAGCACGACCACCTCGTCCGCCTCCTCCCGCAGGGACCGTACGGTGTCGCGGGCGCCGACGGGCACGGCCAGCGTCACCCTGGCGGGCTTGAGCGTCGCGACCGCCCTCAGCGCAGCCCGCGCGGTGCCGCCCGTGGCCAGGCCGTCGTCGACCACGATCACCTCCCTGCCCTCGACGGGAGGCAGCGGGTGGTCGCCGCGGTAGGCGCGCACCCGCCTGGCCAGCTCCCGCCGCTCCTGCTCCACCACGTCGGCGACGTCGTCCGGGGTCATGCCCAGGCGTTGCAGCAGCACCAGGTCGAACACCGGCTCGCCGCCCTCCGCCACCGCCCCCACCCCGAGCTCCGGCGTCGGCGGGTAGCCGATCTTCCTGGTCACCAGCACGTCCAGCACGGCGTCCAGTCTGCGCGCGATGGGCACGGCCACCGCGACGCCGCCGCGCGGCAGGGCGAGGACCACGGGGTCGTGCGCGTCCCGCAGCCGCTCGGCGAGCTGCGCCCCTGCGTCGGCCCGGTCTGCGAAGAGCTCCATGACCTGTGCCTACCCGCTGACGCCCGCTCCTCGCCTGCCCGGACGCACCCGGGTGAGCGGGCGCACGGGCAGGCCAGGCGGACGGATGGGCGGGCGGGCACGCGGTCGGGTGGCCCGGCGCGCGGTCAGGTAGCCGGGCGCACGGGCAGCCGGACCGGCTGCGCCCGGGTCAGGGGCGGCTGCGGCCCGAGCGGCGCATCTCCTTGGTGATGAGCTTCCACTTGTTCTGCTGCTCCTTGCGCAGCCGGGCATCGGTGCGGGTGGCCATCCAGGCAGCCTCCCGCTGCAGCTTGCGCCAGCTGTCCAGGCGCCGCTCCGGCAGCTCACCCCGCTCCAGCGCGTCGAGCACGGCGCACCCCGGCTCCCCGTTGTGCCCGCAGTCGCCGAAGCGGCACTGCTCGGCGAGGGACTCGATGTCGGAGAAGACGAGATCGACGCCCTCTCCGATGTCGTACAGGCCGATCCGCCGGATGCCCGGGGTGTCGATGACGAGGCCGCCGCCGGGCAGCGGGATCAGCTCCCGGTGCACGGTGGTGTGCCGGCCGCGCCCGTCCGCCGCGCGTACCTGCTGGGTCTCCATGACCTCGCCGCCGGCCAGCGCGTTGACCAGCGTGGACTTGCCGGCGCCGGACGGCCCGAGGATGACGGCCGTGCGCGAGCCGCCCAGGTGCTCGCCGACGACCCGGACCCCGTCACCCTGCAGCGAGGAGACGGCGTGGACGGGCACGCCGGGCGCGGCGAGGCGGACGTCGGCGAGGAGGTCTTCGAGGCCGCTCTCGAACAGGTCGGACTTGGTGATGAGCACGACGGGCGTGCCGCCGGACTCCCAGGCGAGGGCGACGAGGCGTTCGATGCGGCCGAGGTCGGCGAAGTCGGTGGCGTGCATGGACGGCTCGGCCACGAAGACGACGTCCACGTTGGCGGCGAGCACCTGGCCCTGGCCGTCGCCCGACAGGCCGCCGACCGAGTCGCGGCTGACGCCGCCCCTGATGAAGGCGGTCGTGCGGGGCAGGACCTCGTCGAGCTCGTAGCGGCCCTCGGGCAGCCACTTGAGCGCCACCCAGTCGCCGACGCACGGCAGTGCCACCGGGTCGGCGGCGCAGGCGCGGCGTACGCGGGCGCTGTAGCGGGCGTGGTGCTGGCCGTCGGCGGCGATCACCTCGGCGGCGCCGCGGTCCACGCGGGACACGCGGGCCGGGACGGTGCCCTCAGGCAGCTCGGCGGCGCGCAGATCGGTCCAGCCGAGCAGGGAAAGATCGTGAGACAACGTAGTGAAACCTTTGATCGAGAAGGAAGTGAAGCAGAGAACGGGCTGCTCAGACGAGCGCCCGGAGGTGGACTGAGGACACGACGAAGACGGTCACCCGCATAGTCCTCACCTCCTCGATCAGTTGTCGGGTCGACTCTACGCAGAGTGTCCCCGGCGATGCAATCGGATTATCTTCCGCGATCTGTTGAACCGCTCCCGGGCGGCTTCCCGTACCACCTCTCGACGGACTGAGAAAGGGGAATGATGCGAATCAGCACGTATCCCCCGCCCTCGGCCGAGGGAGCCGCCCCGATGGGCAAGCCGCGCTTACGACACTGGATCCGGCGCGTACGCCCGGACGACGAGGTGGTCGTGTCCGCGCTCTACCGGGAATACCACAGGCCGCTGCTGGCCTTCGTGATCCGGCTGACCGCGGGCGATCGGCAGTGGGCGGAAGACGTGGTGCAGGAGACCATGATCCGGGCCTGGCGGAGTGCGGAGCAGCTCGATCCCGACTCGGTCTCGCTGATGCCCTGGCTCGCCACGGTCGCCAGACGTATCGTGATCGATGACCGGCGGCGAAGGGACGCCCGCCCCCAGGAGTCGGGTGACGGGCCGCTGGAGAGCATGCCCGTGCCTGACGAGATGGAGGGACTGCTGCACCAGGTGGTCGTGTCCGAGGCGCTGAAGGCGTTGTCACCGGCACACCGCGAGATCCTCAACGAGACGATCCTGCGGGACCGGTCGGTCAACGACGCCGCCGTGGCGCTCGGCATCCCGGTGGGCACCGTGAAGTCCCGGGTGTACTACGCCGTCCGCGCGTTGCGCATCGCCTTGGAGGAGAGGGGGGTGAAGGCATGACGTCGAGAGTCGAGCACACGGACGTCGGGGCGTACGCGCTCGGGCTCCTGGACGAGGACGACCGGCTGGCCTTCGAGGCCCATCTCCTCGGCTGCTCCTCCTGCCGCTACGAGCTGTCCGACCTGGCGGGGGTGGCCAGCGTGCTGCACGGGATCGGCCCCGTGGAGGACCTCGGCCCTCCTTCCGTCGAGCCCCAGGGCGACGTGGTCGACATGCTGCGGCGCAAGAAGGCGGCCGACCGGCGGACGCGCAGGGGCACGTTCGTGATCGGGATGGCGGCGGCGGTCACGCTGGTGGCCGGCGGGCTGACGATCGGCACGCAGCTCAGCGCCGACGACCCGCCGCAGGTCGCGCAGGGGCACAGCGGCCACATGGGGACGAACATGGGGCCCGCCGAGCAGTTCTACGCCGACGGCAAGCCCATCGAGGGCAAGGGCGTGGAAGGCGTGACGGGCGGGCTGGTCGTGGAGTCCAAGGGCTGGGGCACACACGCGGCGCTCAAGCTGTCGGGGGTGAAGGGGCCGCTGGAGTGCGAGCTGATCTCGGTGGGCAAGTCGGGCGAGCGACGGGTGATGACGGGGTGGTCCGTACCTCCAGCCGGGTACGGAGTGCCGGGGTCGCCCGATCCGCTCTACATGCACGGCGGCAGCGCCACGCAACTCCAGGACATCGATCACTTCGAGGTGGTCACCTCGGGGGGTAAGAAGTTGCTCACCATCCAGGCCTGAAATCGTTCGGGAGATGCCCTCTCACCGCTGGTGGGAGGGCTTCTTCGTGTGCCGGTGAAAAATACGGGGCCGTGGATTGAACCTTCTCGGGGTCCGGCGCGTACTGCCTGCCGTACCGATTGGAAAATCGAGCCTTTTACGGGGTTTCATCATGTATATCCGAAAGATCGCAATTTATGGGGCTTTAGGGGCGTGTGCGCTCGCCGCCCCCGCTGTGCCCGCGTCAGCGTCCGCATCGACGTCCGCGCCCACGCCCGCGCCCGGGGCCGCGCTCGCGTCGGCGTCGGGGTCGGGGTCGGGGTGGGGGTCGGGGGACGACGTCTATCTCGCGGCGGGCCTGCGCGGCGCGAACGAGGTGGACAGCGCCGGCGACAAGGACGGCCGCTCGGCGGTCGTGCTCAGGATCAGCGGCAACGAGGTCACCTTCGCGGCCCGCTGGCACCGGATCGGCGCCCCGACAGCCGGTCACGTCCACGCCGGGGCCCGGGGCGTCAACGGTGACGTGCGGCTGGAGCTCCTGCCCGCGTCCCTGCCGTCCTCCGTGCGTGGCGTCACCGGCACCGTCAGAGCCACGGACGAGCTGGTCAGAGCGCTCGTCGCCGACCCCGGCGGCTTCTACGCCAACCTGCGCGACGCCGCCCACCCCAAGGGCGCGGTACGGGGCCAGTTCCACCGGCTGAGCAAGCCCGTGGACCTCGGCGGCGTGCTGCACGGCAGCGACCAGGCCACGCTCTCCGCCCAGGCGGACGGCGGCCAGGAGGCCCCGGCGGACGACGGCCGGCGGCGCGGCGACCCGGACGGCAAGGCCACGTGGTGGCTGCGGCCGGACGGCTCCTCCCTCGCCTACACCGCCTCCTGGACCGGCCTCGGCCGGGTGACGGCGGGCCACCTGCGCAAGGGCGCGCCCGGCAGGAACGGCGCGGTGGTGGCGGATCTGTTCGCGGCCCCCGAGGGGCTGCCCGAGAACGTGACCGGCGTCGCGGGGGTGATGCCGGTCACCACCAAGCTCGTCAAGCGTCTCGCGGCGAACCCGGGCGCGTACTACGCCAACCTGCACACGCTCGACTTCGACGGCGGCGCGGTGCGCGGCCCGCTCTCCGGCGCGGCGTTCACGCACCCGCGGGCGCTCACCGCGGAGGTGCTGCGCGGTGAGCAGATCTACGCCTGCACGCCGCTGCCGGCGGGCGGCCACGGGTTCACCCAGCTCGGCGTGACGGCCACGCTGCGGCGCGGCATCGACCACTCGTTCGTCACGCCCGCCTCGGGGCCGCCGCAGTGGATCGCCCCGGACGGCAGCGCGGTGCGCGGCTCGGTCGTCACCAGGACGCCGAACGGCAGCCACATCCCCGAGCTGGTCCTCGACGCCACCCGGGCGGGCGCGAGCACCGGCCTGCTCGCCCACGCCACCCAGATCCTGCGCCTCAACACGACCGGCGGCACCGCCCCCGCGGGGCCCTGCCGGCCGGGCGCCGAGGCCAGGGTTTCGTACGGGGCCGACTACATCTTCCTCGGCTAGGGCCTTCCCGGGGGGCGATTCGGTCCCGTCCTCTGAGAAGGCCGTCCCCGGCCGATCCGGACCAGTCCTCCGGGCCGGGATCGGCCACCGCGACGGGGTACTCCGGCCCACCCCGCTCGCACGAAGCGCCCCACCGCGCACCGGGAGCCCGCGCGGTGGGGCGCTTCCTCATGCCAACATCGATTTACAGGCCGGGCGCGGGGAACTGCGCGGTCAGTTCGCTGACC
The nucleotide sequence above comes from Nonomuraea gerenzanensis. Encoded proteins:
- a CDS encoding sigma-70 family RNA polymerase sigma factor, producing MGKPRLRHWIRRVRPDDEVVVSALYREYHRPLLAFVIRLTAGDRQWAEDVVQETMIRAWRSAEQLDPDSVSLMPWLATVARRIVIDDRRRRDARPQESGDGPLESMPVPDEMEGLLHQVVVSEALKALSPAHREILNETILRDRSVNDAAVALGIPVGTVKSRVYYAVRALRIALEERGVKA
- a CDS encoding WhiB family transcriptional regulator, whose translation is MSQVRRQLARPRPSWGWQDDAACRGEDLVLFFGPDGERQPERDVRERKAKAICAQCPVRNECLDYALSRPEKYGTWGGLNEDERASERRRRMRRAASAGISAA
- a CDS encoding helix-turn-helix domain-containing protein, with the protein product MSAQSTEGKLLSYSPGSPTVLRILLGTQLRRLRTEKGISREDAGYSIRASHAKISRLELGQVSFKQRDVADLLTLYGVTDPEEREPLLALAKQANAPGWWHKYGDLLPAWFEVYIGLEGAAAGIRTYENQFVPGLLQTPAYARAVIELAHEKASQDELERRVALRMTRQGRLESGLTLWAVIDEAVVRRTLGSPEIMREQIAHLLEVTAERNITVQIMPFDRGGHAAAGGSFSILRFPERELPDVVYMEQLTSALYLDKAADCDHYMEVMDRLSIQAEEPKATRRFLERLISG
- a CDS encoding DUF397 domain-containing protein, translating into MHEFLNGTPAGRLPVVWRKSKRSNPNGNCVEVANLPTGEIAMRNSRFPEGPALVYTQAEITAFVLGAKDGEFDDLIV
- a CDS encoding ATP-binding protein; its protein translation is MEGHTGECDAVFPFHRGTALEPSCVATARRFVDQTLTSWGNLEHAFDVQLVVSELVTNAMRHGGGAAQLRLLSHEAELACVVTDYSRTVPVAAAPDVFSEYGRGLRLVDALCTAWGWLSPEGTRKVVWAIIAS
- a CDS encoding sucrase ferredoxin is translated as MPTLASATVGARLWLLVEYTGAWPSRLENFELPTEISKLVRRALERGIRPQLIRRPGKRTRPREQGIRVLVGYAAGENPWIAQGVIAGPDDLDLDALVAGVVPESCILEDEPVFLVCTHAKRNVCCARIGLPLARSLAEILPDRVWETSHVGGDRYAANLVCLPHGIFYGSMSQAAASAAANAYRSGEIILDRYRGRAGIPEPLQAVEHFARAHTGECSVGAVAVESSRTDGDVTEAIVRCGDVRLQVVIEPSAFSAPCGTACAETITTYRLVSLDRLTPVRYATPALA
- a CDS encoding esterase-like activity of phytase family protein, which translates into the protein MKRIAILMSAGALALGLTAAPAAADPDRPSFGQATLTGFASLPALTFVPGSEPSGSLLGTSPVNGVTPPFSGQPVQGFSGIARRHDGTYDVLSDNGFGNKANSADFLLRVHRIKPDFRSKGVQVLGGFNLTDPRGFVPWALTRQDRTLTGSDFDVESIVRSTDGTYWIGDEFGPFLLHFDHRGRLMDAPVALPGVQAPENPGLNGGRPDLASSKGFEGMARGVAGRHLYPLLEGTVSGDPAGTLRMYEFDLRKRAYTDRRWTYELEDPAHAIGDAIAVDENRFLIIERDNGQGDAAQVKRIYLADKRDRDRDGALDKTLVADLLNLNDPRGLGGAPGTFRFPFQTIEDVIILDDRTLGVLDDNNFPFSDGRTAGKPDDNEFITVRLTRGLKADPRVYR
- the rsgA gene encoding ribosome small subunit-dependent GTPase A, coding for MSHDLSLLGWTDLRAAELPEGTVPARVSRVDRGAAEVIAADGQHHARYSARVRRACAADPVALPCVGDWVALKWLPEGRYELDEVLPRTTAFIRGGVSRDSVGGLSGDGQGQVLAANVDVVFVAEPSMHATDFADLGRIERLVALAWESGGTPVVLITKSDLFESGLEDLLADVRLAAPGVPVHAVSSLQGDGVRVVGEHLGGSRTAVILGPSGAGKSTLVNALAGGEVMETQQVRAADGRGRHTTVHRELIPLPGGGLVIDTPGIRRIGLYDIGEGVDLVFSDIESLAEQCRFGDCGHNGEPGCAVLDALERGELPERRLDSWRKLQREAAWMATRTDARLRKEQQNKWKLITKEMRRSGRSRP
- a CDS encoding anti-sigma factor family protein, which codes for MTSRVEHTDVGAYALGLLDEDDRLAFEAHLLGCSSCRYELSDLAGVASVLHGIGPVEDLGPPSVEPQGDVVDMLRRKKAADRRTRRGTFVIGMAAAVTLVAGGLTIGTQLSADDPPQVAQGHSGHMGTNMGPAEQFYADGKPIEGKGVEGVTGGLVVESKGWGTHAALKLSGVKGPLECELISVGKSGERRVMTGWSVPPAGYGVPGSPDPLYMHGGSATQLQDIDHFEVVTSGGKKLLTIQA
- a CDS encoding CHRD domain-containing protein → MPASASASTSAPTPAPGAALASASGSGSGWGSGDDVYLAAGLRGANEVDSAGDKDGRSAVVLRISGNEVTFAARWHRIGAPTAGHVHAGARGVNGDVRLELLPASLPSSVRGVTGTVRATDELVRALVADPGGFYANLRDAAHPKGAVRGQFHRLSKPVDLGGVLHGSDQATLSAQADGGQEAPADDGRRRGDPDGKATWWLRPDGSSLAYTASWTGLGRVTAGHLRKGAPGRNGAVVADLFAAPEGLPENVTGVAGVMPVTTKLVKRLAANPGAYYANLHTLDFDGGAVRGPLSGAAFTHPRALTAEVLRGEQIYACTPLPAGGHGFTQLGVTATLRRGIDHSFVTPASGPPQWIAPDGSAVRGSVVTRTPNGSHIPELVLDATRAGASTGLLAHATQILRLNTTGGTAPAGPCRPGAEARVSYGADYIFLG
- a CDS encoding phosphoribosyltransferase, whose protein sequence is MELFADRADAGAQLAERLRDAHDPVVLALPRGGVAVAVPIARRLDAVLDVLVTRKIGYPPTPELGVGAVAEGGEPVFDLVLLQRLGMTPDDVADVVEQERRELARRVRAYRGDHPLPPVEGREVIVVDDGLATGGTARAALRAVATLKPARVTLAVPVGARDTVRSLREEADEVVVLRMPLDFRAVGQWYERFDQLSDTDVLHLLGRD